From Deltaproteobacteria bacterium:
GGCGATGTCGGCGATGGTGGCGCCCGCGGCGGCGCGCCAAGCAGCGGGCGATTGGGCCGCCGCGGCGGCGCACTCCGGCGGCGACGACGCCAAGCGTGAACCCATCGGAGCAGCCGCCGCAAACCGCAGCTTGGCGTAGCGCGCCTCAATCTGGCCAACGATGTCTTCGAGTCCGTGCGCGCCCTCGACCAGCAGATTGACGGTCAGGGTCGCCGACTGGCCCTGCTGGAGCACACTGATCTGCGGCAACACCATGCGGCCGGGTGGAAACCCGTGCCAGTCTTCGTCCGGCGGCGGTTCCGGTGCGAAGGAAAAACCGCCGGTGACAATAGGGCCGGCCGCCGCGGCCTCGCCCCCGATCACGGCTTCGTGCACCAGCTCGGCCCACGCCGCCGCAATCGTGCGGAAGCGATTGCTGCCGGTGGCGCGGAAATCGGCGGCGACGCCGGCCGCCGCGAGCGCAAACTGCTCGGCCGGGTGCTGCCAGAGAAATCCATACGGCGGCGAGGACTCACCGCCGGCCGCGACCAGGGCGAGCACATCCTCGGGCGCGGCGATGGCGTGTGAGATGCTCAGCAGCACTGGTTGCGCGCTGCGGCGCGCGCGCCGCAGTGCGCACGCCGCCCATTCTCGGCGGGCGGCTGGCGACGGCTTGATCATGATCTCTCGGCGATGATCAGCTGGGCAATGCCGAGGCTGAGCCGGTGTTTGGCAACGCGTTCAAAGCCTGCCCGCGTCACCAGCTCGAGCAATGCGCGCTCGGGCGGCAGATAGGCGGTGGAGCGCGGCAGGTAGGCGTAAGCGGCGCGCTCGGCCAGTAGCGCGCCGAGCAGCGGCACGATGCGGCGGAAGTAAACCGCGTGACCCCAGCGCTGCCAGCGGCCGGTGGGCTCGTCGACTTCCAGTAGCGCCAATCGTCCGCCCCGCACCAGCACCCGCGCGGCCTCGGCCAATACGCCCGGAATCGAGACGAAGTTGCGCAGCGCAAAGGCGCTGCTGACCACGGTGGCCGAGGCGGTGGCCAATGGCAGCGCGGCCGCATCCGCCCGCACCAGCGGCGCGTCGGAGAGCCGGGCGCGCGCCGCCGCTAGCATGCGGGCGGCAAAGTCGAGCCCGACCACGCGCGCGCCGGCGGCCGCCGCCAGCTCGCACAGGTCACCGGTGCCGCAGCCGAGATCAACAATGATATCGCTATGCCCCACCCGCGCCCGCTGCAACAGCAGACGGCGCCAGCGTTGATCGAGTCGAAAGGTGAAGAGGCGATTCATGCGGTCGTAGTGCGGGGCGATGCGATCGAACATCGCCTCTACCACCGCCGCTTTCTCTTCCGGAGGCGGCAGCTGCTGCGCTAACGCCACGTTACCTCCAAGCGTCCGGAGTCAACCACCGCCTGAGCCGCCTCCAGCACGTCGCCCTCGCCGCGTTGTCGCAGGCGCTCCAGGGCGTGGTTGAGCAGCGTGCGCTGGAAGTGCAGGGCTACCAGCGTGGTCACTGCCGGCAGCAAGCGGCGGAAGATGTCGGCGATCTCGGGGCCGCTGCGGCCGGCCTTGCGCACGAAGCCGTCGAACAAGGCGACGGCGCGCTCGACGACGGCGTCAACCCCTTTGGCGTGGCGGATGGACAGCCGTAACAGCTCGTCGAGCGGAAACCCGTGCCGTAGGATCTCCATGCCGGCCTCGGCCAGCTGCACATCCGCCTCGCCATAGCGCGGCTCGCCGCCGGCTTGCACCGGCTGCAGCAGGCCCGCGCTCTCCACCGCCAGCAGCAGCGCCTCGGGCACCCCGCTGCGAGCGGCGACCTCGGCGCGAGTGAACGAGCGCTCGCCGCCGCGATCGGCCACGGCCCGTAACAGCGCCGCCGCGCGCGAAGGCGAGCCGCCCGCCAATAGCCGTTTGAT
This genomic window contains:
- a CDS encoding MerR family transcriptional regulator, with the translated sequence MEYRVEELAGAAGVRVDTIRFYQAKGLLPAPKRVRREAVYRPEHLARLKQIRRYQSQGLSLAVIKRLLAGGSPSRAAALLRAVADRGGERSFTRAEVAARSGVPEALLLAVESAGLLQPVQAGGEPRYGEADVQLAEAGMEILRHGFPLDELLRLSIRHAKGVDAVVERAVALFDGFVRKAGRSGPEIADIFRRLLPAVTTLVALHFQRTLLNHALERLRQRGEGDVLEAAQAVVDSGRLEVTWR
- a CDS encoding ubiquinone/menaquinone biosynthesis methyltransferase, which encodes MALAQQLPPPEEKAAVVEAMFDRIAPHYDRMNRLFTFRLDQRWRRLLLQRARVGHSDIIVDLGCGTGDLCELAAAAGARVVGLDFAARMLAAARARLSDAPLVRADAAALPLATASATVVSSAFALRNFVSIPGVLAEAARVLVRGGRLALLEVDEPTGRWQRWGHAVYFRRIVPLLGALLAERAAYAYLPRSTAYLPPERALLELVTRAGFERVAKHRLSLGIAQLIIAERS